The following proteins are co-located in the Methanobacterium sp. genome:
- a CDS encoding DUF2098 domain-containing protein, with protein sequence MESLDSCGKPIEKGSYVIYNGTGTIGKIIDIKSENNESWIKVDSTDLWYNSQFIQAIDKAEEAKIESKLKKEEAAEKVKRMKKRTFEDVDMSTELCDGGG encoded by the coding sequence ATGGAAAGTCTTGATTCATGTGGAAAACCAATTGAAAAAGGCTCATATGTTATATACAATGGAACAGGGACAATTGGAAAGATCATAGACATTAAAAGCGAAAATAACGAATCATGGATAAAGGTGGACAGCACTGATCTCTGGTACAACAGCCAGTTTATCCAGGCAATCGATAAAGCGGAAGAAGCTAAAATCGAAAGCAAACTCAAAAAAGAAGAGGCTGCAGAAAAAGTCAAAAGAATGAAGAAACGCACATTTGAAGATGTAGATATGAGTACAGAACTCTGCGACGGCGGAGGTTAA
- a CDS encoding PRC-barrel domain-containing protein, producing MQVSEFLGKKVLDKNAVEIGKVTDLDVMPKEGVINSITVSTGEMWRNKNFEFKPEDISQIGDYLLLNIELSSIEEIVEEEEEKPKKRLTLTK from the coding sequence ATGCAAGTAAGTGAATTTTTAGGTAAAAAAGTTCTTGATAAAAATGCAGTGGAAATAGGTAAAGTAACTGATCTGGATGTAATGCCTAAAGAAGGAGTAATTAATAGCATCACAGTGTCTACTGGTGAAATGTGGAGAAATAAGAATTTTGAGTTTAAACCAGAAGATATAAGTCAAATAGGAGATTATTTACTTTTAAACATTGAATTGTCCAGTATTGAAGAAATTGTGGAGGAAGAAGAGGAAAAACCTAAAAAAAGACTCACACTCACTAAATGA
- a CDS encoding response regulator — translation MNEIEGITVLLVEDNPADVRLIKEVFNGFQIKNDIIDIGDGKEAMDYLYKKGNYKNAKTPSIILLDLNLPKKDGREILKEIKNHDELKIIPVIILTTSNDKEDIYNAYKHHANAYLVKPVDFKEFEETISSLEDFWLTKNKFYAFED, via the coding sequence TTGAATGAAATTGAGGGAATTACAGTTTTACTGGTTGAGGATAACCCTGCTGATGTGCGTCTAATAAAAGAAGTTTTTAATGGGTTTCAAATTAAAAATGATATTATAGACATTGGAGACGGCAAAGAAGCAATGGACTATTTATATAAAAAAGGTAACTATAAAAATGCTAAAACCCCTTCAATTATACTATTGGACTTAAATTTACCTAAAAAAGATGGTAGAGAAATATTAAAAGAAATAAAGAACCATGATGAACTAAAAATAATACCTGTAATCATATTAACAACTTCTAATGATAAAGAAGACATATATAACGCATATAAGCATCATGCAAACGCATATTTAGTTAAACCTGTGGATTTTAAAGAATTTGAAGAAACAATAAGCTCATTAGAAGATTTCTGGCTAACAAAAAATAAATTTTATGCATTTGAAGATTAA
- a CDS encoding M50 family metallopeptidase, producing the protein MVFIYIVAFIGAISLYLAFLITLLFITVVIHELSHSYVAQRYGVNIEKIVLFPIGGVSAMEEIPKDPAQELKIAVAGPLTNIIIALFCLVLILILGYTEFLTLSSIFILSAGESSLALFLTNFLGVNLVLGIFNLLPAFPMDGGRVLRAYLARKRDYVDATKTAARVGKQFAILMAIAGVILFNFILILIAIFIYLGADQEYQAILVSNMLEGVQVKDIMTRDVKTLNPDNTVSEALYTMFQQKHMGYPVKDHNKLVGIITFDDISRIPEDKRDTLIGDIMTKDLILAHPDEGVATVFEKINRKAVGRLPVVQNGELVGIVSKTDIIKILEMLEAKYKSRE; encoded by the coding sequence ATGGTCTTTATTTATATTGTAGCTTTTATTGGTGCTATTTCATTATATCTGGCATTTTTAATCACATTACTCTTTATAACTGTTGTTATACATGAATTAAGCCATTCTTACGTTGCTCAAAGATATGGGGTTAATATTGAAAAAATAGTGCTCTTTCCAATAGGTGGAGTCTCCGCTATGGAGGAGATTCCCAAAGATCCTGCTCAAGAGCTTAAAATAGCGGTTGCAGGGCCTTTAACAAATATTATTATAGCTTTATTTTGTCTTGTATTGATTTTAATTCTTGGTTACACTGAATTTTTAACGTTATCATCAATATTTATATTAAGTGCTGGAGAAAGCAGTTTAGCCCTGTTTCTTACCAATTTTTTAGGTGTGAATCTGGTTTTAGGCATTTTCAATCTGCTTCCTGCCTTTCCAATGGACGGAGGGAGAGTTTTAAGGGCTTATCTTGCAAGAAAAAGAGATTATGTGGATGCAACTAAAACTGCAGCTAGAGTTGGAAAACAGTTTGCAATTTTAATGGCTATTGCTGGAGTGATTTTATTTAACTTCATTTTAATATTAATTGCAATATTCATCTATCTGGGTGCAGATCAGGAGTATCAGGCGATATTAGTTTCAAACATGCTGGAAGGAGTTCAGGTTAAAGATATTATGACCAGAGATGTGAAAACGTTAAATCCAGATAACACTGTTTCTGAAGCCCTTTACACCATGTTCCAGCAAAAACACATGGGCTATCCTGTAAAAGACCATAATAAACTCGTTGGCATAATAACTTTTGATGATATCTCCAGAATACCTGAAGATAAAAGAGATACACTTATTGGAGATATAATGACTAAAGATCTTATTTTAGCCCATCCAGATGAAGGAGTAGCCACTGTTTTTGAAAAAATCAATAGAAAAGCTGTTGGAAGATTACCTGTGGTTCAAAACGGCGAATTGGTGGGGATAGTTTCAAAAACAGATATAATTAAGATACTTGAAATGTTAGAAGCCAAATATAAATCCAGGGAATAG